Proteins encoded by one window of Dehalococcoidales bacterium:
- a CDS encoding site-specific integrase, with the protein MSTKFHALESPEVPDRLLDLAVADGRIDGDTRVLIKKYLGYLQGARSASRAHITNTTGQLILWRSLLNMPFEQATFDDLIQARVALDAARTKRGKPYAETSKKSYVIALKSFYYWLGRRGLSAIPRDALQEMRVPEPQPVTNPEDLIRSDDLTAMIMSCKNFRDRALIAVLFETGARISEVHRLRWHDLTFDRHGARVRLHDRKEKKTRHSRLITSVPHLAAWRNAYPGDPVNDHYVFIGRTGKPLSYSMMRDIVVRAADTITGKRITPHLFRKSRVTELIVTGCSESVVKESCWGNPNTKMFSKYLRLSAQDVDAGLLKAAGVDVTEEEKAQPRSVIHCPACHALCPPELKYCGVCMQPLTEEGRREREEISKLTEEIDLDALTKLLTLTKNEKFKKLIESL; encoded by the coding sequence ATGAGCACGAAGTTTCATGCCCTCGAATCTCCAGAGGTGCCGGATAGGCTCCTTGATCTTGCGGTTGCTGATGGCCGCATAGATGGAGATACGCGGGTACTGATAAAAAAGTATCTGGGTTATCTCCAGGGTGCCCGCTCAGCATCCCGAGCACACATCACCAATACCACCGGGCAGCTCATTCTCTGGAGAAGCCTTCTCAATATGCCTTTTGAGCAAGCAACCTTTGACGACCTGATACAAGCCCGCGTTGCTCTGGATGCAGCCAGGACGAAGCGCGGAAAGCCCTATGCAGAAACCAGCAAGAAATCTTATGTCATCGCCCTGAAATCCTTTTACTATTGGTTAGGCCGGCGGGGACTGTCAGCGATCCCCCGTGATGCCCTCCAGGAGATGCGAGTACCCGAACCCCAGCCAGTCACGAACCCGGAGGACTTGATCCGGAGTGACGATCTCACGGCTATGATCATGAGCTGTAAGAATTTCCGGGATAGAGCCCTTATTGCCGTCCTCTTTGAGACTGGAGCGAGAATATCAGAGGTTCACCGCCTGAGATGGCACGATCTCACGTTTGACCGGCACGGTGCCCGGGTACGCCTCCATGATCGGAAAGAGAAGAAAACCCGGCATAGCAGGTTGATAACCAGCGTGCCGCACCTCGCAGCCTGGAGAAATGCCTATCCCGGCGATCCCGTCAATGATCACTATGTATTCATCGGCAGGACCGGGAAGCCGCTCAGCTATTCGATGATGCGGGATATTGTCGTGAGAGCAGCAGATACCATCACCGGGAAGCGGATCACCCCGCACCTATTCAGGAAATCCCGCGTTACGGAGCTGATAGTTACCGGATGTAGTGAGAGCGTGGTAAAAGAATCGTGCTGGGGAAATCCCAATACCAAGATGTTTTCTAAATACCTTCGGTTATCAGCACAGGATGTTGATGCAGGACTGTTGAAGGCCGCCGGCGTCGATGTTACCGAAGAGGAGAAGGCCCAGCCGCGATCCGTGATCCATTGCCCGGCGTGTCATGCACTCTGCCCGCCTGAGCTCAAGTACTGTGGCGTATGTATGCAGCCGCTCACCGAGGAAGGCCGGAGGGAGCGCGAAGAGATAAGCAAGCTTACCGAAGAGATTGATCTCGATGCACTCACAAAGCTCTTGACACTGACGAAAAACGAGAAGTTTAAGAAACTGATTGAAAGCCTTTGA